From Cellulophaga lytica DSM 7489, a single genomic window includes:
- a CDS encoding gliding motility-associated C-terminal domain-containing protein produces the protein MKHILFYISLSVSCILTSQNVVHNTGNLKIFNDGQIGFHIDLTNDGNFDQNEGLAGFYSDDTRTISGAFKPVFNDMEIVVTNDLFLDVAVGITNNNNFILGDVVTPRNATDINLDFINYAFYNGDGNLTKVDGYAAVTDKYNFSFPVGDADKIRPLYLDSETNNNTAKSAYFYEDPNSPSTFTKTFNTDNFADILTAVSTYEFWHLEADTNSKITLTWDDDSSIDSFTDTIEDLRIVGWNKTLNIWENLGNTDITGNFSSGSITSDTFVPNNYDIITFGSSLSAISTNFENYFVSPNNDGVNDFLYFKEVSLSPKNNNLRIYSRWGRIVYDKDAYNNTFGGIANVSGVVKAGNALPDGVYFYILNLKDVNIIHQGYIYLGKQNQ, from the coding sequence ATGAAACACATACTTTTCTATATCTCTCTAAGTGTCTCTTGTATACTAACATCACAAAATGTGGTGCACAATACAGGGAACTTAAAAATTTTTAATGACGGACAAATTGGTTTTCATATTGATTTGACAAACGATGGAAATTTTGACCAAAACGAAGGTTTAGCCGGTTTTTATAGTGATGATACCAGGACTATCTCCGGAGCTTTTAAACCTGTTTTTAATGATATGGAAATTGTAGTTACCAATGACTTATTTTTAGATGTAGCCGTTGGTATAACCAACAATAACAATTTTATTTTAGGTGATGTAGTTACTCCCAGAAACGCTACAGATATAAATTTAGATTTTATTAACTACGCCTTTTATAATGGTGATGGTAACCTAACAAAAGTAGATGGTTACGCTGCTGTAACAGACAAATACAACTTTAGTTTCCCTGTTGGCGATGCTGATAAAATTAGACCTCTTTATTTAGATTCTGAAACAAATAACAATACTGCAAAGAGCGCTTACTTTTATGAAGACCCTAATTCTCCATCAACATTTACAAAAACCTTTAATACAGATAATTTTGCTGATATTTTAACTGCTGTAAGTACATATGAGTTTTGGCACCTAGAAGCAGACACCAACTCTAAAATTACATTAACTTGGGATGATGATAGCAGTATAGACAGTTTTACTGATACTATTGAAGATTTACGCATTGTAGGATGGAACAAAACATTAAACATTTGGGAAAATCTAGGCAATACAGATATAACCGGAAACTTTAGTTCTGGCTCCATAACGTCAGATACTTTTGTGCCAAATAATTATGATATAATTACCTTTGGGAGTAGTTTAAGTGCTATTTCTACTAATTTTGAAAACTATTTTGTATCTCCAAATAATGATGGTGTTAATGATTTTCTTTACTTTAAAGAAGTATCGTTATCTCCTAAAAATAACAACTTAAGAATATATAGCAGATGGGGAAGAATTGTGTATGACAAAGATGCTTACAACAATACTTTTGGAGGTATAGCTAATGTAAGTGGCGTTGTAAAAGCCGGTAATGCTCTACCAGATGGTGTTTACTTTTATATTTTAAATTTAAAAGATGTAAATATTATACACCAAGGGTATATCTATTTAGGAAAGCAAAACCAATAA
- a CDS encoding gliding motility-associated C-terminal domain-containing protein: protein MKNLLYIFLCCSSVAVAQNAMYNNGSIRIHDTGTLGLHTNLINNAPFQDNLGTFGFYGQVTTSVTGAFIPVFYDVEMYKPFSAAILETSITATNALNLVDGDFVTYRNNPLENLKLTQNAFTVGESNLSKVDGYMLVEQKQNFFFTVGDSGYIRPLTLQSQSENVTAKCAYFFEDPNLPSTFTTSFNTNNKEKEVRAVSTTEFWDIDSSLPSTVSISWNNRSNIANLVDEYYQVGIAGWHRTQKRWVNLGSVDPIGDLNQGAVTSETFVPNDYEVITLAKMAVATELLDLDNYYVSPNGDGINDNLVIPELEESPNNRLRIYDRNGLKVFEKDNYNGEFNGYSNTNNTIYQRNAGLPSGIYFYLVFLDDLQLEYQGFLYLTDTGN from the coding sequence ATGAAAAACTTACTTTACATATTTTTATGTTGTAGTTCTGTTGCCGTAGCACAAAATGCTATGTACAACAATGGTAGCATACGTATACATGATACTGGTACACTTGGTTTGCACACCAACCTAATTAACAACGCTCCTTTTCAGGATAATTTAGGTACATTTGGTTTTTATGGTCAAGTAACAACTAGTGTTACTGGCGCGTTTATTCCTGTTTTTTATGATGTAGAAATGTACAAGCCTTTTAGTGCTGCTATTTTAGAGACTTCTATTACTGCTACTAATGCTTTAAATTTAGTAGATGGCGACTTTGTTACCTACCGTAACAACCCATTAGAAAACTTAAAACTTACTCAAAATGCATTTACGGTTGGCGAGTCCAACCTATCTAAAGTAGATGGGTATATGCTAGTAGAACAAAAACAAAATTTCTTTTTTACCGTAGGTGATTCTGGTTACATTAGACCTTTAACATTACAGTCTCAAAGCGAAAATGTCACCGCCAAATGTGCTTACTTTTTTGAAGATCCAAATTTGCCATCAACCTTTACAACTAGTTTTAACACCAATAATAAAGAAAAAGAAGTTAGAGCTGTGAGCACTACAGAGTTTTGGGATATAGATAGTAGCCTACCATCTACCGTTAGTATCTCTTGGAACAACCGTAGCAATATTGCAAACCTAGTAGATGAGTATTATCAAGTAGGTATTGCCGGTTGGCACAGAACTCAAAAAAGATGGGTTAATTTAGGTAGTGTAGATCCTATTGGAGACCTTAACCAAGGTGCAGTTACATCTGAAACCTTTGTACCTAATGATTATGAAGTTATTACATTGGCTAAAATGGCTGTTGCAACAGAATTATTAGATTTAGATAATTACTACGTAAGTCCTAATGGAGATGGTATAAATGACAATCTTGTAATACCAGAGCTAGAAGAATCTCCAAACAATCGTCTTCGTATTTACGACAGAAACGGACTTAAGGTATTTGAAAAAGACAATTACAACGGCGAGTTTAATGGTTACAGCAATACAAACAATACTATTTACCAAAGAAATGCAGGCTTACCTAGTGGCATATATTTTTACTTGGTCTTTTTAGATGATCTTCAACTAGAATACCAAGGCTTTTTATACCTCACAGACACAGGCAATTAA
- a CDS encoding beta strand repeat-containing protein, with protein sequence MKINKLLLISFFALAQYSFGQVKIGNDINTIHSSSILELESTDKVLILTRVTNAQMAAITPLTGAMVYNTDENCMFQYNGILWQSLCDTSSFNETNTVIFDNNDGTFSYTNENNVTVTITKSQLTDNGDGTFSYANGNGTPVNFTGTDSQAISTDGTSGNLTLENGGSVVLNVDDADADASNEINTGFTLNGTALEITDADGTLSQDLDGTFVTETELTANNTATTNAINVVQADVDANETAATNAITALQNDKEDAANKSTNVALGTSDDAFPTQNAVKTYVDAQITASNSADGDTDATNEINTGFTLNGTALEITDADGTLSQDLDGTFVTETELTANNTATTNAINAVQADVDANETAATNAIAAVQTDVDANETAATNAITALQNDKEDAANKSTNVALGTSDDAFPTQNAVKTYVDAQITASNSADGDTDATNEVNTGFTLNGTALEITDADGTLSQDLDGTFVTETELTANNTATTNAINAVQTDVDTNEADADAAIALKEDAANKSDDVNLADATNTKFPTELAVKTYVDAQITASNSADGDTDATNEVNTGFTLNGTALEITDADGTLSQDLDGTFVTETELTANNTATTNAIAAVQTDVDANEADADAAIALKEDAANKSTNVALGTSDDAFPTQNAVKTYVDTQVAASTQVIVSADANNDVTTGADGGAFYDDATLQTNIANNATAITTETTRATNAENAIQADVNANETAATNAIAAVQTDVDTNEADADAAIALKEDAANKSTNVALGTSDDAFPTQNAVKTYVDTQVAASTQVIVSADANNDVTAGADGGAFYDDATLQTNIANNATAITTETTRATNAENAIQADVDANETAATNAIAAVQADVDANETAANDAIDLKEDAANKSDATDLGNTSPSSTLFPTQNAVKTYVDAQANGNITSTDIDVTGGTNAAFENVSLSIADNAIIASKIADDNVTLDKLANGTSNGQIMRWNGTNWILDNETVSKLESPAGSENSLVFTDEINGVTTIPNIVRSVNGVNPAANGNVAVVLSSVSTGLESARPVTGVDSDIYIVSGEVAPNTDRNGVAFIYDDPTGWQEVTTDLSTNDARYVNIIGDAMTGPLTMGGNAVTSIANPVNPQDATSKSYVDAQIIASTQVIVSTDANNDITTGADGGAFYDDATLQTNIANNATAINTETTRATNAENAIQADVDANEIAATNAIDLKEDAANKSTNVALGTSDDAFPTQNAVKTYVDTQVAASTQVIVSTDANNNITAGADGGAFYDDATLQTNIANNATAITTETTRATNAENAIQADVDANETAATNAIAAVQTDVDANEADADAAIALKEDAANKSTNVALGTSDDAFPTQNAVKTYVDAQVAASTQVIVSADANNDVTAGADGGAFYDDATLQTNIANNATAITTETTRATNAENAIQADVDANETAATNAIAAVQTDVDANEADADAAIALKEDAANKSTNVALGTSDDAFPTQNAVKTYVDAQVAASTQVIVSADANNDVTAGADGGAFYDDATLQTNIANNATAITTETTRATNAENAIQADVDANETAATNAIAAVQADVDANETAANDAIDLKEDAANKSTNVALGTSDDAFPTQNAVKTYVDAQITASNSADGDTDATNEINTGFTLNGTALEITDADGTLSQDLDGTFVTETELTANNTATTNAINAVQADVDTNETAATNAIAAVQTDVDANETAANDAIDLKEDAANKSTNVALGTSDDAFPTQNAVKTYVDAQITASNSADGDTDATNEINTGFTLNGTALEITDADGTLSQDLDGTFVTETELTANNTATTNAIAAVQTDVDANEADADAAIALKEDAANKSTNVALGTSDDAFPTQNAVKTYVDAQITASNSADGDTDATNEVNTGFTLNGTALEITDADGTLSQDLDGTFVTETELTANNTATTNAIAAVQTDVDANEADADAAIALKEDAANKSTNVALGTSDDAFPTQNAVKTYVDAQITASNSADGDTDATNEVNTGFTLNGTALEITDADGTLSQDLDGTFVTETELTANNTATTNAIAAVQTDVDANEADADAAIALKEDAANKSTNVALGTSDDAFPTQNAVKTYVDAQITASNSADGDTDATNEVNTGFTLNGTALEITDADGTLSQDLDGTFVTETELTANNTATTNAIAAVQTDVDANEADADAAIALKEDAANKSTNVALGTSDDAFPTQNAVKTYVDAQITASNSADGDTDATNEVNTGFTLNGTALEITDADGTLSQDLDGTFVTETELTANNTATTNAIAAVQTDVDANEADADAAIALKEDAANKSTNVALGTSDDAFPTQNAVKTYVDAQITASNSADGDTDATNEINTGFTLNGTALEITDADGTLSQDLDGTFVTETELTANNTATTNAIAAVQTDVDANEADADAAIALKEDAANKSTNVALGTSDDAFPTQNAVKTYVDAQITASNSADGDTDATNEINTGFTLNGTALEITDADGTLSQDLDGTFVTETELTANNTATTNAIAAVQTDVDTNEADADAAIALKEDAANKSDDVNLADATNTKFPTELAVKTYVDAQITASNSADGDTDATNEINTGFTLNGTALEITDADGTLSQDLDGTFVTETELTANNTATTNAIAAVQTDVDTNEADADAAIALKEDLTNKSDATDLGDTTPSSSLYPTQNAVKTYVDTQISGIIGGSVTNLSQDDTSGVISYVNESAITQTAEVISTDTNNDITPGTDGGAFYNSMVKAIGKVNALGVVLKGTTGVTVVKQVGVGHYRVNLPAGTVSDANYIIQLSQPGRAGVGNDDPGISYSNQTATGFDVIMGDNDNGGSDRARFDSEFMFVILDL encoded by the coding sequence ATGAAAATCAACAAATTATTATTAATCAGTTTTTTTGCTTTAGCTCAATACTCTTTTGGGCAAGTAAAAATAGGTAATGATATAAATACTATTCACTCCTCCTCCATACTAGAGTTAGAAAGTACAGACAAAGTATTAATATTAACTAGGGTTACTAATGCTCAAATGGCAGCTATTACACCTTTAACTGGGGCTATGGTTTACAACACAGATGAAAATTGTATGTTTCAATACAACGGAATTCTATGGCAATCCTTATGTGACACTAGTTCTTTTAATGAAACAAATACTGTTATTTTTGATAATAACGATGGTACGTTTTCCTACACAAATGAAAATAACGTTACGGTAACCATTACAAAATCTCAATTAACAGATAACGGAGACGGAACTTTTAGCTACGCTAATGGCAATGGTACTCCAGTAAATTTTACAGGAACTGATAGCCAGGCTATTAGCACAGATGGAACATCTGGGAATCTAACTTTAGAAAATGGTGGCTCTGTAGTTTTAAATGTTGATGACGCGGATGCGGATGCCTCTAACGAAATAAACACAGGATTTACTTTAAACGGTACTGCTTTAGAAATTACAGATGCAGACGGAACATTGTCGCAAGATTTAGACGGAACTTTTGTTACGGAAACCGAATTAACAGCTAACAATACGGCAACTACAAACGCTATTAATGTAGTACAAGCAGATGTTGATGCCAACGAAACAGCAGCCACTAACGCTATTACAGCTTTACAAAATGATAAAGAAGATGCTGCTAATAAATCTACCAACGTAGCTTTAGGAACTTCTGATGATGCTTTTCCTACTCAAAATGCTGTTAAAACTTATGTAGATGCACAAATTACAGCTTCTAATTCTGCTGATGGCGATACGGATGCTACTAACGAAATAAACACAGGATTTACTTTAAACGGTACTGCTTTAGAAATTACAGATGCAGACGGAACATTGTCGCAAGATTTAGACGGAACCTTTGTTACGGAAACCGAATTAACAGCTAACAATACGGCAACTACAAACGCTATTAATGCAGTACAAGCAGATGTTGATGCCAACGAAACTGCTGCAACTAACGCAATTGCTGCGGTACAAACTGATGTTGACGCAAACGAAACAGCAGCCACTAACGCTATTACAGCTTTACAAAATGATAAAGAAGATGCTGCTAATAAATCTACCAACGTAGCTTTAGGAACTTCTGATGATGCTTTCCCTACTCAAAATGCTGTTAAAACTTATGTAGATGCACAAATTACAGCTTCTAATTCTGCTGATGGCGATACGGATGCTACTAACGAAGTAAACACAGGATTTACTTTAAACGGTACTGCTTTAGAAATTACAGATGCAGACGGAACATTGTCGCAAGATTTAGACGGAACTTTTGTTACGGAAACCGAATTAACAGCTAACAATACGGCAACTACAAACGCTATTAATGCAGTACAAACTGATGTAGACACTAACGAAGCTGATGCAGACGCTGCTATAGCTCTAAAAGAAGATGCTGCTAATAAGTCGGACGATGTAAATTTAGCTGATGCTACAAATACAAAATTCCCTACTGAACTGGCTGTTAAAACCTATGTAGATGCACAAATTACAGCTTCTAATTCTGCTGATGGCGATACGGATGCTACTAACGAAGTGAACACAGGATTTACTTTAAACGGTACTGCTTTAGAAATTACAGATGCAGACGGAACATTGTCGCAAGATTTAGACGGAACTTTTGTTACGGAAACTGAATTAACAGCTAACAATACAGCAACTACAAACGCTATTGCTGCTGTGCAAACTGATGTTGACGCTAACGAAGCTGATGCAGACGCTGCTATAGCTTTAAAAGAAGATGCAGCTAACAAGTCTACCAACGTAGCTTTAGGAACTTCTGATGATGCTTTCCCTACTCAAAATGCTGTTAAAACTTATGTAGATACCCAAGTTGCGGCTTCTACTCAAGTTATTGTTAGTGCAGACGCTAATAATGATGTTACAACTGGGGCTGATGGTGGTGCTTTTTATGACGATGCTACTTTGCAAACTAATATTGCTAATAACGCTACTGCTATAACTACAGAAACCACAAGAGCTACAAATGCAGAAAATGCTATTCAGGCTGATGTTAATGCCAACGAAACTGCGGCAACTAACGCAATTGCTGCTGTGCAAACTGATGTTGACACTAACGAAGCTGATGCAGACGCTGCTATAGCTCTAAAAGAAGATGCAGCCAACAAGTCTACCAACGTAGCTTTAGGAACTTCTGATGATGCTTTCCCTACTCAAAATGCAGTTAAAACATACGTAGATACCCAAGTTGCGGCTTCTACTCAAGTTATTGTTAGTGCAGACGCTAATAATGATGTTACAGCTGGAGCTGATGGTGGTGCTTTTTATGACGATGCTACTTTGCAAACTAATATTGCTAATAACGCTACTGCTATAACTACAGAAACCACAAGAGCTACAAATGCAGAAAATGCTATTCAGGCTGATGTTGATGCCAACGAAACTGCTGCAACTAATGCAATTGCTGCGGTACAAGCAGATGTTGACGCTAATGAAACTGCAGCTAATGACGCTATCGACCTTAAAGAAGATGCTGCTAATAAATCTGATGCAACTGATTTAGGCAACACATCTCCTTCTTCTACTTTATTCCCTACTCAAAATGCAGTTAAAACATATGTAGATGCACAAGCGAATGGCAATATAACCTCAACAGATATTGATGTTACAGGCGGCACTAATGCTGCATTTGAAAATGTGAGCCTTAGTATTGCAGATAATGCTATAATAGCAAGTAAAATTGCTGATGATAATGTTACTTTAGATAAGTTAGCTAACGGAACTAGTAATGGCCAAATAATGAGATGGAACGGAACTAATTGGATATTAGATAATGAAACGGTATCCAAATTAGAGAGTCCAGCCGGCTCTGAAAACAGCTTAGTTTTTACAGATGAAATTAATGGAGTAACAACAATACCTAATATTGTAAGAAGTGTAAATGGTGTAAATCCTGCTGCAAATGGAAATGTAGCTGTTGTACTATCTAGTGTTTCAACTGGACTTGAATCTGCCAGACCAGTAACTGGAGTAGACTCTGACATTTACATTGTATCTGGTGAAGTAGCCCCAAATACAGACAGAAATGGTGTTGCTTTTATATATGATGATCCAACCGGATGGCAAGAGGTAACCACAGATTTATCTACTAATGATGCTAGGTATGTAAATATTATTGGTGATGCTATGACAGGTCCTTTAACAATGGGCGGTAATGCCGTAACCTCAATAGCAAATCCTGTAAACCCACAAGATGCTACCTCTAAAAGTTATGTAGATGCTCAAATAATTGCTTCTACTCAAGTTATTGTAAGTACAGATGCCAACAATGATATTACTACTGGAGCTGATGGTGGTGCTTTTTATGACGATGCTACTTTACAAACTAATATTGCTAATAACGCTACCGCAATAAATACAGAAACTACAAGAGCTACTAATGCAGAAAATGCTATTCAGGCTGATGTTGATGCTAATGAAATTGCTGCAACTAATGCTATAGACCTTAAAGAAGATGCAGCTAACAAGTCTACCAACGTAGCTTTAGGAACTTCTGATGATGCTTTCCCTACTCAAAATGCTGTTAAAACTTATGTAGATACCCAAGTTGCGGCTTCTACTCAAGTTATAGTAAGTACAGATGCTAACAATAATATTACAGCTGGAGCTGATGGTGGTGCTTTTTATGACGATGCTACTTTGCAAACTAATATTGCTAATAACGCTACTGCTATAACTACAGAAACCACAAGAGCTACAAATGCAGAAAATGCTATTCAGGCTGATGTTGATGCTAATGAAACTGCGGCAACTAATGCAATTGCTGCTGTGCAAACTGATGTTGACGCTAACGAAGCTGATGCGGACGCTGCTATAGCTTTAAAAGAAGATGCTGCTAATAAATCTACCAACGTAGCTTTAGGAACTTCTGATGATGCTTTCCCTACTCAAAATGCTGTTAAAACTTATGTAGATGCACAAGTTGCAGCTTCTACTCAAGTTATTGTTAGTGCAGACGCTAATAATGATGTTACAGCTGGAGCTGATGGTGGTGCTTTTTATGACGATGCTACTTTGCAAACTAATATTGCTAATAACGCTACTGCTATAACTACAGAAACCACAAGAGCTACAAATGCAGAAAATGCTATTCAGGCTGATGTTGATGCTAATGAAACTGCGGCAACTAATGCAATTGCTGCTGTGCAAACTGATGTTGACGCTAACGAAGCTGATGCGGACGCTGCTATAGCTTTAAAAGAAGATGCTGCTAATAAATCTACCAACGTAGCTTTAGGAACTTCTGATGATGCTTTCCCTACTCAAAATGCTGTTAAAACTTATGTAGATGCACAAGTTGCAGCTTCTACTCAAGTTATTGTTAGTGCAGACGCTAATAATGATGTTACAGCTGGAGCTGATGGTGGTGCTTTTTATGACGATGCTACTTTGCAAACTAATATTGCTAATAACGCTACTGCTATAACTACAGAAACCACAAGAGCTACAAATGCAGAAAATGCTATTCAGGCTGATGTTGATGCCAACGAAACTGCGGCAACTAACGCAATTGCAGCGGTACAAGCAGATGTTGACGCTAATGAAACTGCAGCTAATGACGCTATCGACCTTAAAGAAGATGCTGCTAACAAGTCTACCAACGTAGCTTTAGGAACTTCTGATGATGCTTTTCCTACTCAAAATGCTGTTAAAACTTATGTAGATGCACAAATTACAGCTTCTAATTCTGCTGATGGCGATACGGATGCTACTAACGAAATAAACACAGGATTTACTTTAAACGGTACTGCTTTAGAAATTACAGATGCAGACGGAACATTGTCACAAGATTTAGACGGAACTTTTGTTACGGAAACCGAATTAACAGCTAACAATACGGCTACTACAAACGCTATTAATGCAGTACAAGCAGATGTTGATACCAACGAAACTGCTGCAACTAACGCAATTGCTGCGGTACAAACTGATGTTGACGCTAATGAAACTGCAGCTAATGACGCTATCGACCTTAAAGAAGATGCTGCTAACAAGTCTACCAACGTAGCTTTAGGAACTTCTGATGATGCTTTTCCTACTCAAAATGCTGTTAAAACTTATGTAGATGCACAAATTACAGCTTCTAATTCTGCTGATGGCGATACGGATGCTACTAACGAAATAAACACAGGATTTACTTTAAACGGTACTGCTTTAGAAATTACAGATGCAGACGGAACATTATCGCAAGATTTAGACGGAACTTTTGTTACGGAAACTGAATTAACAGCTAACAATACAGCAACTACAAACGCTATTGCTGCTGTGCAAACTGATGTTGACGCTAACGAAGCTGATGCAGACGCTGCTATAGCTCTAAAAGAAGATGCTGCCAACAAGTCTACCAACGTAGCTTTAGGAACTTCTGATGATGCTTTCCCTACTCAAAATGCTGTTAAAACTTATGTAGATGCACAAATTACAGCTTCTAATTCTGCTGATGGCGATACGGATGCTACTAACGAAGTAAACACAGGATTTACTTTAAACGGCACAGCTTTAGAAATTACAGATGCAGACGGAACATTGTCTCAAGATTTAGACGGAACCTTTGTTACGGAAACCGAATTAACAGCTAACAATACAGCAACTACAAACGCTATTGCTGCTGTGCAAACTGATGTTGACGCTAACGAAGCTGATGCAGACGCTGCTATAGCTCTAAAAGAAGATGCTGCCAACAAGTCTACCAACGTAGCTTTAGGAACTTCTGATGATGCTTTCCCTACTCAAAATGCTGTTAAAACTTATGTAGATGCACAAATTACAGCTTCTAATTCTGCTGATGGCGATACGGATGCTACTAACGAAGTAAACACAGGATTTACTTTAAACGGCACAGCTTTAGAAATTACAGATGCAGACGGGACATTGTCTCAAGATTTAGACGGAACTTTTGTTACGGAAACTGAATTAACAGCTAACAATACAGCAACTACAAACGCTATTGCTGCTGTGCAAACTGATGTTGACGCTAACGAAGCTGATGCAGACGCTGCTATAGCTCTAAAAGAAGATGCTGCCAACAAGTCTACCAACGTAGCTTTAGGAACTTCTGATGATGCTTTTCCTACTCAAAATGCTGTTAAAACTTATGTAGATGCACAAATTACAGCTTCTAATTCTGCTGATGGCGATACGGATGCTACTAACGAAGTAAACACAGGATTTACTTTAAACGGCACAGCTTTAGAAATTACAGATGCAGACGGAACATTGTCTCAAGATTTAGACGGAACCTTTGTTACGGAAACCGAATTAACAGCTAACAATACAGCAACTACAAACGCTATTGCTGCTGTGCAAACTGATGTTGACGCTAACGAAGCTGATGCAGACGCTGCTATAGCTCTAAAAGAAGATGCTGCCAACAAGTCTACCAACGTAGCTTTAGGAACTTCTGATGATGCTTTCCCTACTCAAAATGCTGTTAAAACTTATGTAGATGCACAAATTACAGCTTCTAATTCTGCTGATGGCGATACGGATGCTACTAACGAAGTAAACACAGGATTTACTTTAAACGGCACAGCTTTAGAAATTACAGATGCAGACGGAACATTGTCTCAAGATTTAGACGGAACCTTTGTTACGGAAACCGAATTAACAGCTAACAATACAGCAACTACAAACGCTATTGCTGCTGTGCAAACTGATGTTGACGCTAACGAAGCTGATGCAGACGCTGCTATAGCTCTAAAAGAAGATGCTGCTAACAAGTCTACCAACGTAGCTTTAGGAACTTCTGATGATGCTTTTCCTACTCAAAATGCTGTTAAAACTTATGTAGATGCACAAATTACTGCTTCTAATTCTGCTGATGGTGATACGGATGCTACTAACGAAATAAACACAGGATTTACTTTAAACGGCACAGCTTTAGAAATTACAGATGCAGACGGAACATTGTCTCAAGATTTAGACGGAACCTTTGTTACGGAAACCGAATTAACAGCTAACAATACAGCAACTACAAACGCTATTGCTGCTGTGCAAACTGATGTTGACGCTAACGAAGCTGATGCAGACGCTGCTATAGCTCTAAAAGAAGATGCTGCTAACAAGTCTACCAACGTAGCTTTAGGAACTTCTGATGATGCTTTTCCTACTCAAAATGCTGTTAAAACTTATGTAGATGCACAAATTACTGCTTCTAATTCTGCTGATGGTGATACGGATGCTACTAACGAAATAAACACAGGATTTACTTTAAACGGTACTGCTTTAGAAATTACAGATGCAGACGGAACATTATCGCAAGATTTAGACGGAACCTTTGTTACGGAAACTGAATTAACAGCTAACAATACAGCAACTACAAACGCTATTGCTGCTGTGCAAACTGATGTAGACACTAACGAAGCTGATGCAGACGCTGCTATAGCTCTAAAAGAAGATGCTGCTAATAAGTCGGACGATGTAAATTTAGCTGATGCTACAAATACAAAATTCCCTACTGAACTGGCTGTTAAAACTTATGTAGATGCACAAATTACAGCTTCTAATTCTGCTGATGGCGATACGGATGCTACTAACGAAATAAACACAGGATTTACTTTAAACGGTACTGCTTTAGAAATTACAGATGCAGACGGAACATTGTCGCAAGATTTAGACGGAACCTTTGTTACGGAAACTGAATTAACAGCTAACAATACAGCAACAACAAACGCTATTGCTGCGGTACAAACTGATGTAGACACTAACGAAGCTGATGCAGACGCTGCTATAGCTTTAAAAGAAGATTTAACAAACAAATCTGATGCTACAGACTTAGGAGATACAACACCATCTTCCTCTTTATATCCTACTCAAAATGCAGTAAAGACTTATGTAGATACTCAAATTAGTGGAATAATAGGCGGAAGTGTTACAAATCTAAGTCAGGATGATACCTCTGGTGTTATTAGCTATGTAAACGAATCTGCAATAACACAAACAGCTGAAGTTATTTCTACAGATACTAATAATGATATTACTCCTGGAACTGATGGTGGTGCTTTTTACAATAGTATGGTAAAAGCTATAGGAAAAGTAAATGCACTTGGTGTAGTACTAAAAGGTACAACTGGCGTTACTGTTGTTAAACAAGTTGGAGTTGGACATTACCGAGTAAACTTACCTGCTGGAACGGTTTCTGATGCTAACTACATTATTCAATTGAGTCAGCCAGGAAGAGCTGGTGTAGGTAATGATGACCCTGGAATTTCTTATAGCAATCAAACAGCTACAGGTTTTGATGTTATTATGGGTGATAACGATAATGGAGGTTCAGATAGAGCAAGGTTTGACTCTGAATTTATGTTTGTAATTCTAGACTTATAA